A portion of the Simkania negevensis Z genome contains these proteins:
- a CDS encoding ABC transporter permease: MLLLALKILVGDKAKFIGIILGLSFASFIIVQQASIFIGLMVRTYGFITDTSQPNIWVMDEKVQFIDDIKPLRDTQLLQVRGIEGVEWAVPFYKGLLKARLQSGNFQQCNVIGIDDSTLIGGPPIMLEGKLRDLRLIDGIIVNKVGAEDKLAISGSSRDSSQPLIPLRVGNTIEINDHRAVVVGICETSRTFQSQPVIYTTYSRALSFAPPERKQLSFILVKSMDNIAPKVLTKRIEESTGLKALTQQEFERLTVEYYLKRTGIPLNFGIAVLLGFVIGIAISGQTFYNFILDNLRYLATFKAMGAKNNLLTKMVLLQAGWVGFIGWGIGVGAAGIFGFLSRNSDLSFRLPWQLYLLSIFTMLIICGASAFIGLIRVYRVDPAIVFKGA, translated from the coding sequence ATGCTTCTCCTCGCACTGAAAATACTTGTGGGGGACAAAGCCAAATTCATTGGGATCATTTTAGGGCTCAGCTTTGCTTCATTTATCATTGTGCAACAAGCTTCTATTTTTATTGGACTCATGGTTCGCACCTATGGTTTCATCACTGATACTTCCCAACCCAATATTTGGGTTATGGATGAAAAAGTGCAATTTATTGACGACATCAAACCACTTCGCGACACCCAACTGTTACAAGTCCGAGGCATTGAAGGGGTCGAATGGGCCGTTCCATTTTATAAAGGACTTCTCAAAGCTCGTCTTCAAAGTGGAAATTTTCAGCAGTGTAATGTCATAGGAATTGACGATTCAACATTAATTGGTGGCCCGCCAATCATGCTCGAAGGAAAGCTCCGCGATCTGCGCCTTATTGATGGAATCATCGTCAACAAAGTTGGCGCCGAAGACAAACTAGCTATCAGCGGTTCAAGCCGAGATAGTTCTCAACCCCTTATTCCCCTTCGAGTTGGAAACACGATAGAAATCAATGACCATCGCGCTGTTGTCGTAGGCATTTGCGAAACATCACGGACATTTCAATCCCAGCCTGTGATTTACACGACCTACAGCCGCGCCCTTTCGTTTGCTCCCCCTGAGCGAAAACAACTTTCCTTCATTCTTGTAAAGTCGATGGACAATATTGCCCCTAAAGTATTGACAAAACGGATTGAAGAAAGTACGGGGCTCAAAGCTCTCACTCAACAAGAATTTGAGCGCCTTACTGTCGAGTACTACCTAAAACGGACGGGTATTCCGCTGAACTTTGGGATCGCCGTTCTCTTGGGATTTGTGATAGGAATCGCCATCTCAGGGCAAACATTTTACAACTTTATTCTCGATAATCTTCGCTATCTCGCCACTTTTAAAGCCATGGGAGCAAAAAATAATCTCCTGACAAAAATGGTTCTCCTTCAAGCCGGTTGGGTCGGATTTATCGGTTGGGGAATTGGAGTAGGTGCCGCAGGAATTTTTGGGTTTCTTTCGCGTAACTCAGATCTTTCATTTCGCCTTCCTTGGCAACTCTATCTACTCAGTATTTTTACAATGCTTATCATTTGCGGTGCTTCAGCTTTCATTGGTCTCATCCGCGTTTACCGAGTTGACCCTGCCATAGTCTTTAAGGGAGCCTAA
- a CDS encoding RtcB family protein, with amino-acid sequence MSKLEKIGPATYLVPKERGMKVPGLLIATEPLIRSMDIERPLEQVRNVAHLPGIVGYSVAMPDIHWGYGFPIGGVAAMDAKEGVISPGGVGYDINCGVRLAIIPVPFRDFTPEMKKKLIEKIYEIVPSGVGRGQKGKKALSQKDYQTLVKQGARYSIELGYGFPQDLEHIESHGCIEGADLAAVSEHALERGRDQLGTIGSGNHFVEIGEVQRVLLADVASAWGIEEGMTYAMIHSGSRGFGHQVCQDTLNIFIKKGFHEGLPDRQLVAAPINSGEGRAYFAGMAAAANFAFNNRQQILHEVRQAFHDVCNVKMEEVRLIYDVCHNIAKFETHWIEGEQRKVCVHRKGATRAYGMGAEELMPLFKKTGQPVLVPGDMGRASYLLVGLGNPLTFSSSCHGAGRARSRVQSLKSWQGIDLIDHMKTKGVIVMASSNRTIAEEMPDAYKDVDTVVEAVEEAKLANRVARLRPHLVLKG; translated from the coding sequence ATGTCTAAATTGGAAAAGATTGGTCCAGCGACATACCTTGTTCCTAAAGAGAGGGGAATGAAGGTTCCTGGCCTCCTCATTGCAACAGAGCCGCTCATTCGATCAATGGATATTGAAAGACCTTTAGAACAGGTGCGCAATGTGGCCCATTTACCTGGAATTGTCGGTTATAGTGTTGCCATGCCTGATATTCATTGGGGCTATGGATTTCCGATTGGGGGAGTGGCAGCGATGGATGCAAAAGAGGGGGTGATCAGTCCAGGTGGTGTTGGGTATGACATCAATTGCGGAGTTCGTTTGGCTATCATTCCAGTTCCATTTCGGGATTTTACTCCTGAAATGAAGAAGAAGTTGATCGAAAAAATTTACGAGATTGTTCCTTCGGGTGTTGGGCGGGGGCAAAAAGGAAAAAAAGCTTTATCGCAAAAAGATTATCAAACATTGGTTAAGCAAGGTGCCCGATACTCGATTGAATTAGGCTATGGATTTCCCCAAGACCTCGAACACATTGAAAGTCACGGTTGCATTGAAGGAGCTGATTTAGCAGCTGTTTCTGAGCATGCGCTAGAGCGGGGTAGAGATCAACTTGGTACAATTGGATCAGGCAATCACTTTGTAGAAATAGGTGAGGTGCAACGGGTCCTTTTAGCTGATGTAGCAAGTGCTTGGGGCATTGAAGAGGGAATGACTTATGCTATGATTCATTCAGGATCGCGTGGGTTTGGACATCAAGTGTGCCAAGATACATTGAATATCTTTATAAAAAAAGGGTTTCATGAGGGACTTCCCGACAGGCAGCTTGTTGCTGCGCCGATCAATAGCGGAGAGGGACGGGCTTATTTTGCAGGGATGGCTGCAGCCGCAAACTTTGCCTTCAACAATCGGCAGCAAATTTTGCATGAAGTGCGCCAAGCATTCCACGATGTATGCAACGTTAAGATGGAAGAAGTGCGTCTGATTTATGATGTTTGTCATAACATTGCTAAGTTTGAAACGCATTGGATTGAAGGGGAGCAGAGAAAGGTGTGCGTTCATCGTAAAGGGGCAACACGCGCTTATGGGATGGGTGCAGAAGAGCTCATGCCTCTTTTCAAAAAAACAGGACAACCTGTTTTAGTCCCAGGTGACATGGGACGTGCCAGCTACCTTTTGGTTGGTTTGGGTAATCCATTGACGTTTTCCAGTTCTTGTCATGGTGCCGGGCGGGCACGCAGTCGCGTCCAATCTCTCAAATCATGGCAGGGCATTGATCTGATTGATCATATGAAAACGAAGGGAGTGATCGTGATGGCGTCTTCAAATCGAACGATAGCTGAAGAGATGCCCGATGCGTACAAAGATGTCGATACAGTTGTCGAAGCTGTTGAAGAGGCAAAGCTTGCCAATCGGGTTGCGCGACTCCGTCCTCACCTTGTGTTAAAAGGATAG
- a CDS encoding ABC transporter ATP-binding protein, whose translation MKENHNPPAVTLRNVRKSFGEGTLRFEVLHGINLDVKPGELLMLVGPSGSGKTTLISIIAGILSYDQGECVIFGRDFHKISDAERTEFRGKFLGYVFQAFNLIPMLTSAENVSIPLLLNGIKREKALKIAGERLEQFGLGDKINTYPPQLSGGQQQRVAIARAVIHNPNLIVCDEPTSALDQENGKLILTHLREIVTKENKALIVVTHDSRIFDFADRIVHLEDGSIIKDGYSIH comes from the coding sequence ATGAAGGAAAACCACAATCCTCCTGCAGTGACCTTAAGAAATGTGCGCAAATCGTTTGGAGAAGGAACTCTTCGCTTTGAAGTCCTGCACGGCATCAATCTTGATGTCAAGCCAGGAGAACTTCTCATGCTTGTAGGCCCTTCTGGTTCAGGAAAAACGACATTGATTTCAATCATTGCCGGTATTTTAAGCTATGACCAAGGGGAGTGTGTGATTTTTGGACGGGACTTTCATAAAATCAGCGATGCCGAGAGAACAGAATTTCGAGGAAAATTTCTCGGCTACGTCTTTCAAGCCTTTAACCTCATCCCTATGCTAACTTCTGCCGAAAACGTCTCGATTCCCCTTCTTCTAAATGGAATAAAGCGGGAAAAAGCACTCAAAATTGCTGGGGAAAGGCTCGAGCAATTTGGACTAGGCGACAAAATTAATACCTACCCTCCACAACTTTCCGGTGGGCAACAGCAACGAGTCGCGATTGCAAGAGCCGTCATCCACAATCCAAACTTAATTGTCTGTGATGAACCGACAAGTGCACTCGACCAAGAAAATGGCAAACTCATTCTCACCCATTTACGCGAAATCGTCACCAAAGAAAACAAAGCGTTGATTGTTGTGACACACGATTCACGCATCTTTGACTTTGCTGACCGGATCGTTCATCTAGAAGATGGGAGTATCATTAAGGACGGGTACAGCATTCACTAG
- a CDS encoding DMT family transporter, which translates to MRKDSTPHAIAYSLSAAFCYALLAYLIKMTEQYLPNPMIIFFRQAFSFLLVMPLIPAKVGSYKNLKTNCFHLHLLRAFSSLAAMFCLYFSLRYLPLVDAVLLTYTRPLFIPIVVFLWFRKKWTKSTWWGLITGFLGVLIILRPDEKIFDIASLVGLAAGMFGSIAFTTIRRLTKTEPSERILFYYLALSLPIASVPLATGWQTPSLFEWGLLIVIGAIATIYQMFLTRAYQHAKAFKVGSLLYSSVVFAWFFDMILGDGQIQLIEIAGIALVALGSYIALRDQKT; encoded by the coding sequence ATGAGAAAAGATAGTACACCGCATGCAATTGCATACTCTCTTTCTGCTGCATTTTGCTATGCACTCCTCGCCTACTTGATCAAGATGACCGAGCAGTATTTGCCCAACCCGATGATCATTTTTTTTCGGCAAGCCTTTAGCTTTCTCCTTGTGATGCCACTCATACCTGCCAAGGTAGGGTCGTATAAAAATTTGAAAACAAACTGCTTTCATCTGCACCTTTTGCGCGCATTTTCAAGCTTAGCTGCGATGTTTTGCCTCTACTTTTCATTGCGCTATCTCCCTCTTGTCGATGCCGTCCTTCTCACTTACACCCGTCCCCTTTTCATTCCGATCGTTGTCTTCCTTTGGTTCCGCAAAAAATGGACCAAGAGCACTTGGTGGGGCCTAATTACCGGCTTTCTTGGCGTTCTCATCATCTTACGCCCTGATGAAAAGATTTTTGATATTGCATCACTTGTCGGACTTGCAGCCGGGATGTTTGGCAGTATTGCTTTCACGACAATCCGTCGCCTCACAAAAACCGAACCTTCTGAAAGAATCCTCTTTTACTATTTAGCCCTTTCTCTTCCCATTGCCAGTGTTCCCCTTGCAACAGGGTGGCAAACCCCTTCCCTCTTTGAGTGGGGATTGCTCATTGTGATTGGAGCGATTGCTACTATCTATCAAATGTTTCTCACCAGAGCATATCAACATGCTAAAGCATTCAAAGTCGGATCTCTTCTCTACTCTAGTGTGGTCTTTGCTTGGTTTTTTGACATGATCCTTGGTGATGGTCAGATCCAACTCATTGAAATTGCTGGGATCGCCTTAGTCGCTCTTGGTTCCTACATCGCTCTTCGTGATCAAAAAACCTAG
- a CDS encoding efflux transporter outer membrane subunit, which produces MKNSKIWIPFLVLLTGCAVGPNYHTPEIAMPMSYETHLSLSEEEEVQLRSWWTQFEDPMLNVLIHEAISQNLDLKIALEKINQVRAQYQIKAAELAPKLDMTVEERRSRISQNLFDSTFLGPPMQNFYKIGFDASWEIDIFGKRRREKESAFYEYEAERENARDIYITLLGDVAQSYIEIRSLQHQIQITKKQIFIQRELLDLTSNLFEAGLASEIDQKEVQALLESIRASLPPLEIALKQTIHGLATLLGKAPENFENEFVDETPIPLSSQEIPLGLPSDLLRRRPDIRKAERLLAAATANIGAAIADLFPRFSLIGDYGFQSNNSSNWLKAQSRTWSIGPSMNWPILYFGRIRENIRAQNSLQEQALLSYEQTILTALEDVENSLVAYYKEETRRSRLEKEVEAKHRAYELKRDLYLSGLADFQTFLQADQDLLNSENDLISSTQQLSTYLVSLYKALGGEW; this is translated from the coding sequence ATGAAAAATTCTAAGATATGGATTCCCTTTCTTGTCCTTTTGACGGGGTGTGCTGTCGGGCCAAACTATCACACACCAGAAATCGCCATGCCTATGTCCTATGAAACCCATCTTTCCCTTTCTGAAGAAGAAGAGGTGCAGCTTCGGTCTTGGTGGACTCAATTTGAAGATCCGATGCTCAATGTCCTGATCCATGAAGCAATCAGTCAAAACCTTGATCTAAAAATCGCCTTAGAAAAAATCAATCAAGTGCGTGCGCAGTACCAAATCAAAGCCGCTGAACTTGCACCAAAGCTAGACATGACAGTTGAAGAACGACGCAGTCGGATCAGCCAAAACCTGTTTGATTCGACTTTTCTCGGCCCGCCAATGCAAAATTTCTACAAAATTGGGTTTGACGCCAGCTGGGAAATCGACATTTTTGGCAAACGTCGTCGTGAAAAAGAATCGGCATTTTACGAGTATGAAGCCGAGCGAGAAAACGCTCGTGATATTTACATCACTTTGCTCGGCGATGTGGCTCAAAGTTACATTGAAATCCGCTCACTCCAACATCAAATCCAAATCACCAAAAAGCAAATCTTCATTCAACGAGAGCTCCTTGATCTCACTTCCAATCTTTTTGAAGCAGGTCTTGCAAGTGAAATCGATCAGAAAGAGGTACAAGCCTTACTTGAATCTATCCGTGCTAGCCTGCCCCCTCTTGAGATCGCTTTAAAGCAAACCATTCATGGACTTGCTACACTCTTAGGAAAAGCTCCTGAAAACTTTGAAAATGAATTTGTAGATGAGACCCCCATTCCACTTAGCTCGCAAGAAATCCCCCTTGGGCTTCCCTCTGATTTACTCCGCCGTCGCCCTGACATTCGCAAAGCTGAAAGACTCCTTGCTGCTGCAACAGCAAATATAGGTGCCGCGATTGCCGATCTCTTTCCCCGCTTTTCCCTCATTGGCGATTACGGATTTCAAAGTAATAACTCTTCGAATTGGCTGAAGGCTCAAAGTCGAACCTGGTCGATCGGCCCCTCAATGAATTGGCCCATTTTATACTTCGGGCGTATCAGAGAAAACATTCGCGCCCAAAATTCTCTCCAAGAGCAAGCGCTTCTCTCCTATGAACAAACCATCTTAACAGCCCTTGAAGATGTCGAAAACTCTCTTGTTGCCTACTACAAAGAAGAAACCCGCAGAAGCCGATTAGAAAAAGAGGTCGAAGCTAAACACCGAGCCTACGAGCTGAAACGAGATCTCTACCTGAGTGGATTGGCTGACTTCCAAACCTTTCTCCAAGCTGATCAAGATTTACTCAACTCGGAGAACGATCTCATTTCGAGTACACAGCAACTTAGCACCTATCTTGTCTCTCTCTATAAAGCACTTGGAGGCGAATGGTGA
- a CDS encoding tetratricopeptide repeat protein, with the protein MLSAKVESSREKYFHQVSHDTENSPKGRILWVQFAIDLIGDFPSCQRSLRCLNLAPLERRFKSVLQQEPGLSRARALLGAILFFQHKTLEGESKTKKLREAGDCLFEVLNGNSSNFNASYLIANVCLKLCHCVEAEEAEYLTDLAKQYFFVVLQMEPTCEDEWVIFRKAVFEYGMLINNEDNMSESDSGELKKSELDCQYKHLAEAVHNDPTDLQAQYLLGRVCLKYRHYFSGEEYMQYAAEATRCFETIIEAASDYCLIGNALYQNSKLLRGELKMEQLMVAKMVFEGCLSIQPDNPSLYLSLGKTYLAFRSFSANKDQEKHLENQGLKCIAKVFLLEASS; encoded by the coding sequence ATGCTTAGTGCAAAGGTAGAGTCTTCAAGAGAAAAGTATTTTCATCAGGTATCGCATGATACAGAGAACTCCCCCAAGGGCAGAATTCTTTGGGTGCAATTTGCAATCGATCTTATTGGAGACTTTCCATCCTGTCAAAGATCCTTACGATGTTTAAACCTTGCACCGCTTGAGAGGCGCTTTAAAAGCGTTTTACAACAAGAACCCGGATTGTCAAGGGCTAGAGCGCTATTAGGGGCTATTCTTTTTTTTCAACATAAGACTCTTGAAGGAGAATCAAAAACGAAAAAACTAAGAGAGGCGGGAGACTGCTTATTTGAAGTTTTAAATGGAAATTCTAGCAATTTTAATGCATCATATTTAATTGCAAATGTCTGTCTGAAGCTTTGTCATTGTGTTGAAGCTGAAGAAGCCGAATATTTGACAGATTTAGCAAAGCAGTATTTTTTTGTAGTACTGCAAATGGAACCGACTTGTGAAGACGAATGGGTAATTTTCAGAAAGGCAGTCTTCGAATACGGTATGCTTATTAATAATGAAGATAATATGTCTGAGTCGGACTCAGGCGAACTAAAAAAAAGTGAGTTGGACTGTCAATACAAACACTTAGCTGAAGCAGTTCATAATGATCCAACAGATCTTCAAGCACAATATTTGTTAGGACGGGTTTGTCTTAAATATCGCCATTATTTTTCAGGTGAAGAATACATGCAGTATGCTGCTGAAGCTACGAGATGTTTTGAAACAATCATTGAGGCAGCTTCCGATTATTGCTTAATTGGAAATGCACTATATCAAAATAGTAAGCTTCTGAGAGGAGAGCTTAAAATGGAACAGCTGATGGTTGCAAAAATGGTTTTTGAAGGTTGTTTGTCGATTCAGCCTGATAATCCATCTCTCTACTTAAGTTTGGGAAAGACCTATTTGGCTTTTAGGAGTTTTAGTGCAAATAAAGATCAAGAAAAACATCTAGAAAATCAAGGTCTTAAATGTATCGCAAAAGTTTTTCTATTGGAGGCTTCTTCATAA
- a CDS encoding MFS transporter, translating into MSQKDLYKRWIIWTLAVLFYFYEYFLRVAPGVMVESLLEAFHIGAGAFGTMTAFYLYAYAPMQLPVGMLMDRFGARKLLTLATLGLGIAAFLFGSATTLWVANISRFLMGAGSAFAFVGLVYITSHWFSGKTLALLVGIGNSLGMLGAVFGQGPLSLMVQTLSWRPSMFVMGALGLVLSLVIFLAVRNEPAGGHPCQPSCAKKTPLWNNLKIVTKNPQTWINGIVALCFYTATVAYGGLWVIPFLVNTHGMKNETASFAASMVYMGWIIAGPLIGHFSDKTCNRKTTLIVTTFLSIILFLIINYAIGMSHFWTFVMILLLGVTLSGELLCYSLAIELNPREAKGTALAFTNFLVFVGGSIAQTLVGWLLDWNWDGLKVGGTPVYLAKDYQNALLIFPVALLIAFIFSFFIKEKTKSWCKKSYPFGLGYPKKLFLIMKKKEGVGK; encoded by the coding sequence ATGTCTCAAAAAGATCTCTATAAGCGTTGGATCATCTGGACACTGGCAGTCCTATTTTACTTTTATGAATATTTTCTTCGTGTTGCGCCCGGGGTCATGGTCGAAAGCCTCTTAGAAGCCTTTCATATTGGAGCGGGAGCATTTGGAACGATGACAGCATTTTATCTCTATGCCTATGCCCCGATGCAACTTCCCGTTGGCATGCTCATGGATCGCTTTGGAGCGCGTAAACTGCTCACGTTGGCAACGCTTGGTTTAGGGATCGCAGCCTTTCTTTTTGGTTCTGCAACGACCTTATGGGTCGCAAATATTTCCCGTTTTTTAATGGGAGCTGGCTCGGCTTTTGCTTTTGTCGGACTCGTTTACATCACTTCGCACTGGTTTTCAGGAAAAACGCTAGCCCTTCTCGTCGGTATCGGAAATTCCCTGGGGATGCTCGGAGCCGTATTTGGTCAAGGGCCTCTTAGTCTCATGGTACAAACTCTTTCGTGGCGCCCCTCGATGTTTGTAATGGGAGCCCTTGGCTTGGTTTTAAGTCTTGTCATCTTTCTCGCCGTTCGCAATGAACCAGCAGGGGGGCATCCTTGTCAACCATCTTGCGCTAAGAAAACACCTCTTTGGAACAACCTAAAAATTGTCACGAAAAATCCTCAGACATGGATCAACGGGATTGTTGCCCTTTGTTTTTACACCGCAACTGTTGCTTATGGAGGTCTGTGGGTCATTCCATTTCTCGTGAATACACATGGAATGAAAAACGAAACAGCCAGTTTTGCTGCTTCAATGGTTTACATGGGTTGGATCATTGCTGGTCCTCTCATTGGTCATTTTTCTGATAAAACTTGCAATCGAAAAACCACTCTCATTGTAACAACATTTCTCTCGATTATCCTCTTTCTTATTATTAACTACGCGATCGGAATGTCTCACTTTTGGACCTTCGTCATGATTTTGCTACTTGGTGTAACCCTTTCAGGAGAACTTCTATGTTACAGTTTGGCAATCGAACTCAATCCACGTGAAGCGAAAGGAACAGCTTTAGCATTTACAAACTTTCTCGTCTTTGTTGGGGGGTCGATAGCACAAACACTCGTAGGATGGTTACTTGATTGGAATTGGGATGGTCTCAAAGTGGGTGGAACTCCTGTTTATCTGGCAAAGGATTATCAAAATGCCCTTCTTATTTTCCCCGTCGCGCTTCTGATTGCGTTTATCTTTTCATTTTTTATCAAAGAAAAAACAAAATCTTGGTGTAAAAAAAGCTATCCATTTGGTTTAGGCTATCCAAAAAAACTTTTTCTAATTATGAAGAAAAAAGAGGGTGTAGGTAAATGA
- a CDS encoding M4 family metallopeptidase has product MSGYTSYALIGAPTTVSPYQETSVDSEKYKQPLPLDRYHMLQNSGNPSANQLQQTVNGIQDFFCQLVGAEDRGKMPSFFINLEGKIDSPQPECFKFHNQYVQYPEAACHEFTHAVMKNLREAPLGNKGQLGAINEAIADIVGVMYKQKSSDQYNDWKVNGTHRNLSQSFTKTNVNCDFTPKYDPKTEKGNDNGHVHYNSQLLSHAFYLACKNCEKFNSSKTKILSIWFNAARYLKIKGEKDYFFEFARKTIKLAIQDTDARKFSLLIRESWEQVGFDDFS; this is encoded by the coding sequence ATGTCAGGGTACACATCATATGCACTAATAGGCGCTCCTACTACCGTATCCCCATATCAAGAGACGAGTGTGGACTCGGAAAAATACAAACAACCCCTACCACTAGACAGATATCACATGTTACAGAACTCTGGTAATCCTAGTGCAAATCAACTACAGCAAACTGTTAATGGTATACAGGACTTTTTCTGCCAACTAGTTGGAGCAGAAGATCGAGGAAAAATGCCGTCGTTCTTCATTAATCTGGAAGGTAAAATTGACAGTCCACAGCCAGAGTGTTTCAAATTTCATAATCAATATGTTCAATATCCAGAAGCAGCATGTCATGAGTTTACTCATGCGGTTATGAAGAATTTGAGAGAAGCTCCTCTTGGTAATAAAGGACAACTAGGCGCTATAAACGAAGCCATCGCTGACATCGTTGGGGTTATGTATAAGCAGAAGAGCTCTGATCAGTACAATGACTGGAAGGTTAACGGTACACACCGAAATTTAAGTCAGTCATTTACAAAAACAAATGTAAATTGTGATTTCACTCCCAAATATGATCCGAAAACAGAAAAGGGAAATGACAATGGGCATGTACATTACAACAGCCAACTGTTAAGTCATGCTTTTTACCTTGCTTGCAAAAACTGTGAAAAATTCAATTCTTCAAAAACGAAGATTTTATCTATTTGGTTTAATGCTGCTAGATATCTAAAAATCAAGGGGGAAAAAGATTATTTTTTCGAATTTGCTAGAAAAACCATAAAACTGGCTATTCAAGACACTGATGCAAGAAAGTTTAGTCTCTTAATAAGAGAGTCTTGGGAGCAGGTAGGGTTTGATGATTTTAGTTGA
- a CDS encoding efflux RND transporter periplasmic adaptor subunit, with protein MSRKFVLPGLAIVGLFFALFMVFYGMRTPPVPPIEFPPPKPPYKHYVAGSGTVEAASEDIAIGVPFNEITWKIFVKAGDQVEVGDPLFELDTRAFRAELAEAYKKRDVSIANYENEKTTFGLYQKLKDKRAVSENEYNKRFYATEIALQEIYEAEASIERIETNIQRSIIRAPISGEVLKVNIRVGESANINPFNNVSLIVFGDTKHYHVRVEVDEDDAWRIVKGEPAMAYVRGNSSISVPLRFLYIEPYVIPKTSLTGDNTERVDTRVLQIVYEMDRDSLPIYVGQIMDVYIKGLPSDEKF; from the coding sequence ATGAGTCGCAAGTTTGTTTTACCAGGTTTAGCCATAGTGGGGCTTTTTTTTGCTCTCTTTATGGTCTTTTATGGGATGCGTACGCCACCTGTTCCTCCTATTGAATTTCCTCCTCCAAAGCCCCCTTACAAACACTATGTTGCAGGATCTGGAACCGTTGAAGCTGCTTCAGAAGACATTGCGATTGGTGTCCCATTTAATGAAATCACTTGGAAAATTTTCGTCAAAGCAGGCGATCAAGTAGAAGTGGGAGACCCACTATTTGAACTCGACACTCGGGCTTTTAGAGCTGAACTTGCTGAAGCGTATAAAAAACGAGATGTCAGCATCGCGAATTATGAAAATGAAAAGACTACCTTTGGTCTCTATCAAAAACTCAAAGATAAACGGGCTGTCAGTGAAAACGAGTACAACAAGCGGTTTTACGCAACAGAAATTGCCCTACAAGAAATTTACGAGGCTGAAGCTAGCATCGAAAGAATCGAAACCAACATTCAACGCTCGATCATTCGCGCGCCGATTTCAGGTGAAGTTCTCAAAGTAAACATTCGTGTTGGAGAATCAGCTAACATCAATCCGTTTAACAATGTTTCCCTCATCGTTTTCGGAGATACCAAACACTACCATGTTCGAGTTGAAGTCGACGAAGATGATGCTTGGCGCATTGTTAAGGGCGAACCCGCGATGGCTTATGTGCGTGGCAATAGTTCGATTTCTGTTCCCTTGCGTTTTCTCTACATCGAACCCTACGTCATTCCCAAAACATCACTTACAGGTGATAACACCGAGCGGGTTGATACGCGTGTCCTCCAAATTGTTTACGAAATGGACCGCGATAGTCTTCCGATTTATGTCGGACAAATCATGGATGTTTATATCAAAGGGCTCCCGTCAGATGAAAAATTCTAA
- the rfbC gene encoding dTDP-4-dehydrorhamnose 3,5-epimerase, translated as MSTLTLEKKLTVQKTPLEGVLLITPPTIFDDFRGDFVEIYNQELYQNAGITAEFVQDDYATSTKHVLRGIHGDDKTGKLVKCLYGTLYMLIVNNDSSSKEYKEWTSFTLNCRNHSQLYIPPKFGTSYLVMSDKAILHYKQTAYYHNAKQFTIKWNDPEYDFWWPISNPITSERDYPFNTR; from the coding sequence ATGTCTACGTTAACATTAGAAAAAAAACTCACCGTACAAAAAACCCCACTTGAAGGGGTCCTCTTAATCACACCCCCGACGATTTTTGATGACTTCCGAGGCGATTTTGTAGAAATCTACAATCAGGAGCTGTATCAAAATGCGGGAATCACCGCTGAATTCGTCCAAGATGACTATGCTACCTCTACAAAACACGTCCTTCGCGGCATTCACGGTGATGACAAAACGGGGAAACTCGTCAAATGCCTCTATGGAACGCTGTATATGCTCATAGTGAACAACGATTCGAGCTCCAAAGAATACAAAGAGTGGACGTCATTTACTTTAAATTGCCGCAATCACTCGCAGCTCTACATCCCCCCAAAGTTCGGAACCTCTTACCTCGTCATGTCGGATAAGGCGATTTTGCATTACAAGCAAACCGCCTATTATCACAATGCGAAACAGTTCACCATTAAGTGGAATGATCCAGAATATGACTTTTGGTGGCCTATCTCAAACCCCATCACATCTGAAAGGGACTATCCTTTTAACACAAGGTGA